One part of the Mycolicibacterium aromaticivorans JS19b1 = JCM 16368 genome encodes these proteins:
- a CDS encoding thiolase family protein: MGLRGDAAIVGYTELPSTKRPTGPLEFTLEQWARLAKAALDDAGLSASDVDGICTTHLQESQIFVPSTVIEYLGIKANFAEMVDLGGASAAAMVWRAAAAIELGLCNAVLCVIPATPMTPVCAQKPLDVSELMYFGASSNRYGSPQAEFEIPYGNLGQNGPYGQVATLYGATYGYDERVMAKISVDQRVNANHTPGAIFRDVPITVDDVLTSPVIAAPLHMLEIVMPVMGGAAVLVTGAELARRSVNRPVWIKGFGERVPYKTPTYAQELLQTPMIKAAASAFSMAGLTPADMDMVSIYDCYTITVLLSLEDAGFCQKGKGLQFVAEHDLTFRGDFPMNTAGGQLGYGQAGTAGGMHHICDAARQIMGRSGATQVTDCNRAFVSGNGGILSEQTTLVLEGD, translated from the coding sequence ATGGGTCTGCGCGGAGATGCCGCGATCGTCGGCTACACCGAACTCCCCTCCACGAAGCGACCGACCGGCCCGCTCGAGTTCACCCTCGAGCAGTGGGCACGGCTGGCGAAGGCCGCCCTCGACGACGCCGGCTTGTCGGCCTCCGATGTGGACGGCATCTGCACCACGCATCTGCAGGAGTCCCAGATCTTCGTGCCGTCCACGGTCATCGAATATCTGGGCATCAAAGCCAATTTCGCCGAGATGGTCGACCTCGGCGGGGCCAGCGCGGCGGCGATGGTCTGGCGGGCGGCGGCGGCCATCGAGCTGGGCTTGTGCAACGCGGTGCTGTGCGTGATCCCCGCCACACCGATGACACCGGTCTGCGCGCAGAAGCCGCTCGACGTCAGTGAGTTGATGTACTTCGGGGCGTCGAGCAACAGGTACGGCTCGCCGCAAGCCGAATTCGAGATCCCCTACGGCAATCTCGGCCAGAACGGTCCCTATGGTCAGGTCGCGACGCTCTACGGCGCCACTTACGGCTATGACGAACGGGTGATGGCCAAGATCAGCGTCGACCAGCGGGTCAACGCCAACCACACGCCGGGCGCGATCTTCCGCGACGTGCCGATCACCGTCGACGACGTGCTCACCAGTCCGGTCATCGCCGCGCCGTTGCACATGCTGGAGATCGTCATGCCGGTGATGGGCGGCGCCGCGGTGCTGGTGACCGGAGCCGAGTTGGCCCGTCGCAGCGTCAACCGCCCGGTGTGGATCAAAGGATTTGGCGAGCGGGTGCCGTACAAGACGCCGACCTACGCCCAGGAGTTGTTGCAGACTCCGATGATCAAGGCGGCCGCGTCGGCGTTCTCGATGGCCGGGCTGACGCCGGCCGACATGGACATGGTGTCGATCTATGACTGCTACACGATCACCGTTCTGCTCAGTCTGGAGGACGCCGGCTTCTGCCAGAAGGGCAAGGGCCTGCAGTTCGTCGCCGAGCACGACCTCACGTTCCGCGGCGATTTCCCGATGAACACCGCAGGCGGGCAGCTCGGCTATGGGCAGGCCGGCACTGCCGGCGGGATGCACCACATCTGCGACGCCGCCCGCCAGATCATGGGCCGCTCAGGTGCCACCCAGGTCACAGACTGCAACCGTGCCTTCGTCTCCGGCAATGGCGGCATCTTGAGCGAACAAACCACCCTGGTATTGGAAGGCGACTAG
- a CDS encoding Zn-ribbon domain-containing OB-fold protein codes for MGDFDKPMPIPTPTAQPFWDALAEHRIRIQYSPSAQQYVFYPRVLAPGTLADDLEWREISGAASLYTYTVAYRPVAPHFADELPQLLAVVQWDEGPRFSTEIVNADPAELEIGMRLKPVFYDYADSGVTMLRYEPA; via the coding sequence ATGGGCGACTTCGACAAGCCGATGCCGATCCCGACGCCGACCGCCCAACCGTTCTGGGATGCCCTGGCCGAGCACCGGATCCGGATCCAGTATTCGCCGTCGGCTCAGCAGTACGTGTTCTATCCGCGGGTGCTGGCGCCGGGCACGTTGGCCGACGACCTGGAGTGGCGGGAGATTTCCGGAGCCGCCTCGCTGTATACGTACACGGTGGCGTACCGGCCGGTGGCACCACACTTTGCCGACGAGCTGCCTCAGCTACTCGCGGTCGTGCAATGGGATGAGGGGCCACGGTTCTCGACGGAGATCGTCAATGCCGACCCGGCGGAGCTGGAAATCGGAATGCGACTCAAGCCGGTGTTCTACGACTATGCCGACTCGGGCGTCACGATGCTGCGCTACGAGCCTGCTTGA
- a CDS encoding ATP-binding protein, translated as MTTPSYSSHTADGDRFTRNDVVADAHNAAKVRDEFATWLRACGDIDRVRFSDIVLAVNEALANTAEFAYLLKGEIGTIDVEAVRNGNTLTITIADQGQWRESTPATQSRTRGRGIPLMRALADDVTIDSSALGTTVFLRFDQVHAVQQSDDDARVG; from the coding sequence ATGACGACACCGAGTTACTCAAGTCACACAGCCGATGGTGACCGCTTCACGCGCAACGATGTCGTCGCTGATGCGCACAACGCAGCCAAGGTTCGCGACGAGTTCGCGACCTGGCTGCGGGCCTGCGGAGATATCGATCGAGTTCGTTTCAGCGACATCGTGCTAGCGGTCAACGAAGCGCTGGCCAATACGGCCGAGTTTGCCTATCTCCTCAAAGGTGAGATCGGAACCATCGACGTGGAGGCCGTGCGCAACGGCAACACCCTGACAATCACGATCGCGGACCAAGGTCAGTGGCGGGAGTCCACTCCAGCCACCCAGAGCCGTACGCGCGGTCGGGGCATCCCGTTGATGCGCGCGCTCGCCGATGACGTCACCATTGACTCCTCCGCGCTGGGCACCACCGTTTTCCTGCGCTTCGACCAGGTTCACGCGGTCCAGCAATCCGACGACGACGCCCGAGTCGGATAG
- a CDS encoding STAS domain-containing protein, whose amino-acid sequence MDEQATATTGTTTAANTGCVINEEWFGRTVVISAAGVVDMLTSPQLEASITASLTKNPTAIIVDLSDVDFLASAGMGVLVAARDKASAEIGFGVVASGPATSRPLKLVGLADIIGLYATLDEARAALGE is encoded by the coding sequence TTGGACGAACAAGCCACTGCCACCACCGGCACGACCACTGCGGCCAACACTGGCTGCGTGATCAACGAGGAGTGGTTCGGGCGGACGGTCGTCATATCTGCAGCCGGCGTAGTCGACATGCTGACGTCGCCTCAGCTCGAGGCCAGCATCACCGCCTCGCTGACCAAGAACCCGACTGCCATCATCGTCGACCTGTCCGACGTCGACTTCCTGGCTTCGGCCGGTATGGGTGTTCTCGTCGCCGCCCGCGACAAGGCGTCCGCGGAAATCGGCTTCGGTGTGGTGGCCAGCGGGCCCGCCACTAGCCGGCCGCTCAAACTGGTCGGCCTCGCCGACATCATCGGCTTGTACGCAACATTGGATGAGGCGCGCGCCGCACTTGGTGAGTAA
- a CDS encoding PP2C family protein-serine/threonine phosphatase: MESERLRALHRYAILDTAPDAAFDRIARVAARSLDKPMATITFVDEHRIWFKATYGVEGLTEIPREAGLSSLAIGDSRTYVVRDTATDPYVSRNPSVAGEFGIRFYAAAPVTTDDGHQLGTVSVLDSEPGDVTDDQLATLEDLAAIVMKALELRLSALTTVRAERELRDTAQQYASVLQRALLPSALPVIPGLSMAAHYHPAASGQVGGDFYDVFGVARDEWAVFLGDVEGHGAAAAAVTALVRHTLRAAALHYDDPTDGLDELNAALIADAEERRFCTVLSGKLRPEADGFRITLATGGHLPALLLDRDSGSIRPVRSSGGMLIGAVADATFEACETLLSPGQTLLLYTDGIVEARPDGHTTFGESALRLFLAERVGLPATELVAELAELVAVLRPDDDVAFLALTVIDASVGAVR, from the coding sequence GTGGAAAGCGAACGACTGCGGGCCCTGCACCGTTACGCAATTCTTGACACCGCACCCGACGCGGCATTCGATCGCATCGCCCGGGTGGCCGCCCGATCGTTGGACAAGCCCATGGCGACGATCACATTCGTCGATGAGCACCGGATCTGGTTCAAGGCGACGTACGGCGTCGAGGGCCTTACCGAGATTCCGCGCGAAGCGGGGCTGTCCAGCCTGGCGATCGGCGACAGCCGGACCTATGTGGTTCGCGATACCGCCACCGATCCGTACGTCTCCCGAAACCCCAGCGTCGCGGGTGAATTCGGAATCCGCTTCTATGCCGCCGCGCCCGTCACGACAGACGATGGGCATCAGCTGGGAACTGTCAGTGTTCTCGACTCCGAGCCGGGTGACGTCACCGACGACCAGCTGGCCACCCTGGAGGATCTCGCCGCAATCGTGATGAAGGCTCTCGAACTGCGACTTTCGGCGCTGACGACGGTTCGTGCCGAGCGCGAACTGCGTGACACCGCCCAGCAGTACGCCTCAGTGCTGCAGCGCGCCCTGCTGCCGTCGGCGCTGCCGGTGATCCCCGGTCTGTCGATGGCGGCGCACTATCACCCGGCCGCTTCCGGTCAGGTCGGCGGCGACTTCTATGACGTGTTCGGCGTGGCTCGCGACGAGTGGGCCGTTTTCCTCGGTGATGTCGAGGGCCACGGGGCCGCGGCCGCGGCCGTCACCGCCCTGGTGCGCCACACCCTGCGCGCGGCGGCTCTGCACTACGACGACCCGACCGACGGCCTCGACGAGCTCAACGCGGCGCTGATCGCCGACGCAGAAGAGCGACGATTCTGCACCGTCTTGTCGGGAAAGCTTCGACCCGAAGCCGACGGTTTCCGGATCACCCTGGCGACCGGGGGCCACCTGCCCGCTCTGCTGCTGGATCGCGACAGCGGATCCATTCGCCCGGTTCGCTCATCGGGCGGCATGTTGATCGGTGCCGTCGCAGACGCGACGTTCGAGGCGTGCGAGACGTTGCTGAGCCCGGGGCAAACCCTGCTCCTGTACACCGACGGGATCGTGGAGGCCCGGCCCGACGGGCACACCACCTTCGGCGAATCGGCCTTGCGGCTTTTCCTGGCTGAGCGGGTCGGACTGCCGGCCACCGAGCTGGTGGCCGAGTTGGCCGAACTGGTAGCTGTACTGCGTCCCGACGACGATGTGGCGTTCTTGGCGTTGACTGTGATTGACGCATCCGTTGGCGCGGTGCGTTAG
- a CDS encoding cytochrome P450, whose protein sequence is MSNKTSPLPPGPALPPVVQAMLMLRYWPRFVLACRRRYGRTFTLRIAGLGTLVYLDDPADIKQVFAGDPAIYHAGEANSMLSGLLGPASVLVVDGEVHRDRRRLMLEPFHRDAVARQTEVMAEIAAANIAGWPVGTAFPVAPKMSQITLEVIMRLVIGASDPTRLAALREVLPRLLNLSAFQLLAIGTPSLQQRLPWRGVRRRIEEADRLLYAEIAERRAAPDLAVRTDALAMLVRAADQAGRTMTDAELRDQLMTLLVAGHDTTATGLSWALERLSRNPAALAKAVRAAKVGDDEYLDAVAKETLRSRPVVFDVGRILKQPVEIAGHLLPPGVMVAPGVGLVHSDDRIYPDADRFDPDRMIGATLSPTTWLPFGGGARRCLGATFAMAEMRVVLREVLRRVDIATTTERGERQRVKHVILIPEYGGRITVTGRRTPRPIVGRENTAATT, encoded by the coding sequence ATGTCTAATAAGACGTCGCCGCTGCCACCGGGTCCTGCGCTGCCGCCTGTCGTGCAAGCCATGCTGATGTTGCGCTACTGGCCGCGATTCGTCTTGGCGTGCCGGCGCCGTTACGGCCGCACCTTTACGCTGCGGATCGCCGGCCTGGGCACTCTGGTGTATCTCGACGATCCGGCCGACATCAAGCAGGTGTTCGCGGGCGATCCCGCGATTTACCATGCGGGCGAGGCGAACTCGATGCTGTCCGGCCTGCTGGGTCCGGCGTCGGTGCTGGTGGTCGACGGCGAGGTGCACCGCGACCGCCGGCGACTGATGCTGGAGCCCTTCCACCGCGACGCGGTGGCGCGCCAGACCGAGGTGATGGCCGAGATCGCGGCGGCCAACATCGCCGGCTGGCCGGTGGGCACGGCGTTCCCGGTGGCACCGAAGATGTCGCAGATCACCCTCGAGGTGATCATGCGTCTGGTGATCGGCGCCAGTGATCCAACCCGACTGGCAGCGCTGCGCGAGGTACTGCCACGGTTGCTGAACCTGTCGGCCTTCCAACTGTTGGCGATCGGGACGCCCAGCCTGCAGCAACGGCTGCCGTGGCGCGGGGTGCGCCGCCGCATCGAGGAAGCCGACCGGCTGCTGTATGCCGAGATCGCGGAGCGCCGCGCCGCCCCCGACCTGGCCGTCCGCACCGACGCGCTGGCCATGCTGGTGCGCGCGGCCGATCAGGCCGGCCGGACGATGACCGACGCGGAGTTGCGCGACCAATTGATGACCTTGCTCGTCGCCGGGCACGACACCACGGCGACCGGGTTGTCCTGGGCGCTGGAGCGGCTCAGCCGCAATCCCGCGGCGCTGGCCAAAGCGGTGCGCGCGGCCAAGGTGGGCGACGACGAGTACCTGGATGCGGTGGCCAAGGAAACCCTGCGTAGTCGACCGGTGGTGTTCGACGTCGGACGGATCCTCAAACAGCCCGTCGAGATCGCCGGACATCTGTTGCCGCCCGGTGTGATGGTGGCGCCCGGCGTGGGGCTGGTGCACTCCGACGACCGGATCTACCCCGACGCGGACCGCTTCGATCCGGATCGCATGATCGGCGCGACTTTGAGCCCGACGACGTGGCTGCCGTTCGGTGGCGGCGCGCGCCGGTGCCTCGGCGCGACGTTCGCCATGGCCGAAATGCGGGTGGTACTGCGGGAGGTGCTTCGGCGTGTCGACATCGCGACCACCACGGAACGCGGTGAACGCCAGCGGGTCAAGCACGTCATCCTCATACCTGAGTACGGCGGCCGGATCACGGTGACAGGACGGCGGACGCCACGCCCGATCGTGGGTCGCGAAAACACAGCGGCAACAACGTAA
- a CDS encoding DUF6319 family protein — protein MTMADSAVPPAPAEPTEPVKAPARKAGKKTKTLELTLTVTGTADGEWRAELKRGTTYVARNLAIAAAAVSRAARELHQDLAAPIDEVIEEARSEQAARVAALEAELQAARAALADLD, from the coding sequence ATGACGATGGCTGACAGTGCGGTTCCGCCCGCGCCTGCCGAGCCGACCGAGCCCGTGAAGGCGCCGGCCAGGAAAGCAGGCAAGAAGACCAAGACGCTTGAACTCACCCTCACGGTCACCGGTACGGCCGACGGCGAATGGCGCGCCGAACTCAAGCGGGGCACCACATACGTGGCCCGCAACCTTGCGATCGCGGCGGCCGCCGTGTCGCGGGCGGCCAGGGAACTGCATCAGGATCTGGCGGCTCCGATCGACGAAGTCATCGAGGAGGCGCGCTCGGAGCAGGCCGCCCGGGTTGCCGCACTCGAGGCCGAGTTGCAGGCCGCTCGCGCGGCCCTTGCCGATCTCGACTGA
- a CDS encoding cytochrome P450, which translates to MNVNGAVPSVFDAGLPTFSYDLDATPHDIFADLRNAQSQAPIAIGPLGPEILSYDLAREILRDNRFRLPPGITLAAQGITSGPLFDKLASSLLGLDGAPHIRLRKLVSKAFTPRATSRLTETIHQVVNGLIDRVMDAGSCDVVTDIARPYPTPIMCALIGAPSEDWQLFSDWTEQIFKAFNFQPDANFDESEIMRAWGELDAYVDDMVAARRDNLTDDLLSELIRAESDGDRLNLDELRGLVAGFLMAGTDTTRNQLAASVQVLCEHPDQWARLREHPELAMQAVEESMRHSPAACIVPRAALEDAEFGGYLFPAGTFVFANTFAANRDPAIYDDADRFDIARKDVPAILTFGGGAHYCLGANLARRELAEALVVLTRRLSAPHRTGPAPWKSILGMTGPTTLPIAFDVTTGA; encoded by the coding sequence ATGAATGTGAACGGCGCAGTCCCCAGCGTGTTCGACGCCGGCCTGCCCACGTTCAGTTACGACCTCGACGCCACACCACACGACATTTTCGCCGACCTTCGCAATGCGCAGTCGCAGGCACCCATCGCGATCGGGCCTCTCGGCCCTGAGATCCTGTCCTACGATCTGGCTCGAGAAATACTGCGCGACAATCGATTCCGCCTACCGCCCGGCATCACCCTGGCGGCGCAGGGCATCACGTCGGGCCCGCTGTTCGACAAGTTGGCGAGCAGTCTCCTGGGCTTGGACGGCGCACCCCACATTCGGTTGCGCAAGCTGGTTTCCAAGGCGTTCACCCCCCGCGCGACATCGCGACTCACCGAGACGATCCACCAGGTGGTCAACGGGCTGATCGACCGGGTGATGGACGCCGGGAGTTGCGACGTCGTGACCGACATCGCGCGGCCCTACCCCACTCCGATCATGTGCGCACTGATCGGTGCGCCTTCGGAGGACTGGCAGCTCTTCTCGGATTGGACCGAACAGATCTTCAAGGCCTTCAACTTTCAGCCGGACGCCAACTTCGACGAGTCCGAGATCATGCGCGCATGGGGTGAACTCGACGCCTACGTCGACGACATGGTCGCTGCCCGCCGAGACAATCTGACCGACGACCTGCTCTCGGAGCTCATCCGCGCGGAAAGCGACGGCGACCGGTTGAATCTCGACGAACTCCGCGGGCTGGTGGCCGGCTTCTTGATGGCAGGAACGGACACCACGCGAAACCAGCTGGCGGCATCGGTACAGGTGCTCTGCGAGCATCCCGACCAGTGGGCAAGGCTGCGTGAGCACCCCGAGCTTGCGATGCAGGCGGTCGAGGAGAGCATGCGCCACTCACCCGCGGCCTGCATCGTGCCGCGTGCGGCCCTCGAGGATGCCGAATTCGGCGGTTACCTGTTCCCCGCCGGGACCTTCGTTTTCGCGAACACCTTTGCCGCCAACCGAGACCCCGCGATCTATGACGATGCCGACCGCTTCGACATCGCCCGCAAGGACGTACCCGCAATCCTGACGTTCGGCGGCGGTGCGCACTACTGCCTCGGCGCCAACCTTGCGCGCCGGGAACTCGCAGAAGCACTCGTCGTCCTCACCCGCCGCCTGTCTGCCCCTCACCGCACCGGTCCGGCCCCATGGAAATCCATACTCGGAATGACAGGGCCGACAACACTTCCCATCGCGTTCGATGTGACAACCGGTGCGTAG
- a CDS encoding TetR/AcrR family transcriptional regulator — protein sequence MRSRGWAGSTPASDEEAIGRILDAVDQVVAEHGSAIRLADVARTLGVTRQTVYRYFPNADALLMASAMRAVDGFIDQVVRHVSGLNDPVTAVVESLSFGIEKLAGDPQLENLLTQRNEGQAITSLTSQTAVTFCLSVFRRLDVDWALHGYDSAALGELAEMMLRTVQSILIDPGQQPREGIELRRFITRWLGPAILYPRITSLALPAEMNPPSRTREPSSSGS from the coding sequence GTGCGTAGCCGCGGCTGGGCGGGATCCACACCCGCCTCTGACGAGGAAGCGATCGGCCGAATACTCGACGCGGTGGACCAGGTGGTCGCCGAGCACGGGTCCGCTATACGCCTCGCTGACGTCGCCCGTACCCTCGGTGTCACGCGTCAGACGGTGTACCGCTACTTCCCCAACGCCGATGCGCTACTGATGGCCAGTGCGATGCGGGCGGTCGACGGGTTCATCGATCAGGTTGTCCGCCACGTGAGCGGACTCAATGACCCGGTGACTGCCGTCGTCGAAAGCCTGTCGTTCGGAATCGAAAAACTCGCGGGCGATCCCCAGCTGGAGAATCTGCTGACGCAGCGCAACGAGGGGCAGGCAATCACCTCGCTGACGTCGCAGACCGCGGTCACGTTCTGCCTATCCGTCTTCCGCCGCCTCGACGTGGATTGGGCTCTGCACGGTTACGACAGCGCCGCGTTGGGTGAACTCGCCGAAATGATGCTGCGCACCGTGCAATCCATCCTCATCGATCCCGGGCAGCAGCCGCGCGAGGGAATCGAACTGCGCCGCTTCATCACTCGATGGCTCGGTCCGGCGATCCTCTATCCGCGCATCACGTCGCTCGCGCTCCCAGCAGAGATGAATCCGCCATCTCGGACACGCGAACCGTCGTCATCGGGTAGCTGA